In Alicyclobacillus macrosporangiidus CPP55, a single window of DNA contains:
- a CDS encoding YwhD family protein, which translates to MEKLNLTGKSKHSSDDALRGLSAVFVDGERVFIDNGAIHAKSNLERGLTFVKNREEVPNPREVWVFWITLRRGPDGQGYHGAMPFRLWVDAEAGVGFKSLAEQVNKMEKAVKGQVDLTGVPDEVVARVSGFLKQLRPDLWDHAGEAFRTAFAAPSQPES; encoded by the coding sequence TTGGAGAAGCTCAATCTCACCGGCAAGTCGAAGCACAGCTCCGACGATGCGCTGCGGGGCTTGTCCGCGGTGTTTGTGGACGGGGAACGGGTGTTCATCGACAATGGCGCCATCCATGCCAAAAGCAATTTGGAACGGGGCCTGACATTCGTAAAGAACCGTGAGGAGGTACCGAATCCGCGCGAGGTGTGGGTGTTTTGGATCACACTGCGGCGCGGCCCGGACGGTCAAGGGTATCACGGAGCGATGCCGTTTCGCCTGTGGGTAGACGCGGAGGCGGGTGTCGGCTTCAAGTCGCTCGCGGAGCAGGTCAACAAGATGGAAAAGGCCGTCAAGGGCCAGGTCGATCTCACCGGCGTGCCCGACGAAGTGGTGGCGCGTGTGAGCGGGTTTTTGAAGCAGCTTCGCCCCGACCTGTGGGATCATGCGGGCGAGGCGTTCCGGACGGCCTTTGCGGCCCCAAGCCAACCGGAATCGTGA
- a CDS encoding aminotransferase class I/II-fold pyridoxal phosphate-dependent enzyme: MNQHDTPLFSALLAHAKRNPIQFHIPSHKRGRGMHSAFQAFIGQNALSIDLINIAPLDDLHNPTGIIKEAQALAAEAFGADETFFSVQGTSTAIMAMVLATVGPDEKILVPRNVHKSVLTAIMLSGARPVFLHPEVDTELGIMHGLSVETVEQALFQNPDAKALVVINPTYFGIAADLRRIVEIAHRYDVPVLVDEAHGIHTAFHEDLPVSAMQAGADMAATSVHKLGGSMTQSSVLNVRRGLVDPRHVQVVLSMLTTTSTSYLLLASLDAARKELALYGRERMEKAIALANEARRLVNQIPGLYCPGREILRSSATYALDPTKLIISVKDLGLRGYDVEVMLREEFNIEVELSDLYNVLCVISWGDEREDILRLVDALAHISAAYRDQIGKRTVQVKVPSMPELRMSPRDAFYAKTEVVPFHESVGRTIAEMIMVYPPGIPILLPGEVVSRDNLDYIEENLRAGLPVQGPDDPEIRTIKVVRA, translated from the coding sequence TTGAACCAACACGACACACCGCTGTTCAGCGCCCTGTTGGCGCACGCCAAGCGCAATCCGATTCAATTTCACATCCCTTCGCACAAACGCGGGCGCGGCATGCACTCGGCGTTTCAGGCGTTCATCGGCCAGAACGCGCTGTCCATCGATCTGATCAACATCGCGCCGCTGGACGACCTGCACAATCCGACAGGCATCATCAAAGAGGCCCAGGCGTTGGCTGCGGAAGCGTTCGGGGCGGACGAGACATTCTTCTCCGTGCAGGGGACGAGCACGGCCATCATGGCCATGGTGCTCGCCACGGTCGGGCCCGATGAGAAGATCCTCGTGCCACGCAACGTGCACAAGTCCGTGCTGACGGCCATCATGCTCTCCGGTGCCCGTCCCGTGTTCTTGCATCCCGAGGTGGATACGGAACTCGGCATCATGCACGGACTGTCCGTGGAGACCGTGGAGCAAGCGCTGTTCCAAAACCCCGATGCAAAGGCGCTGGTGGTCATCAACCCGACGTACTTCGGCATCGCCGCGGATCTGAGGCGAATCGTGGAGATCGCACACCGGTACGACGTTCCGGTCCTGGTCGACGAGGCGCACGGAATTCACACGGCCTTTCACGAGGACCTGCCTGTATCGGCCATGCAGGCGGGTGCCGACATGGCGGCGACGAGCGTACACAAACTCGGCGGATCGATGACCCAATCCAGCGTCCTCAACGTCCGTCGGGGGCTCGTGGACCCGCGCCACGTCCAGGTGGTATTGAGCATGCTCACCACGACCTCTACGTCGTATCTGTTGCTCGCTTCCCTGGACGCGGCTCGTAAGGAATTGGCGCTATACGGCCGGGAGCGGATGGAAAAAGCCATCGCGCTGGCGAACGAAGCGCGCCGCCTGGTCAACCAAATCCCGGGGCTGTACTGTCCGGGCCGGGAGATCCTGCGCAGCAGCGCGACCTATGCTCTCGATCCGACCAAGCTGATCATCTCTGTCAAAGACCTGGGGCTGCGTGGATACGATGTGGAGGTCATGCTGCGGGAGGAGTTCAATATCGAAGTCGAGTTGAGCGACCTGTACAACGTATTGTGCGTCATCTCTTGGGGGGATGAGCGGGAGGACATCCTGCGCTTGGTGGACGCGCTGGCGCACATCTCCGCCGCGTATCGGGATCAGATCGGGAAACGGACAGTACAGGTGAAGGTGCCGTCGATGCCGGAATTGAGGATGTCGCCGCGGGACGCGTTCTACGCGAAGACCGAGGTGGTTCCGTTCCACGAGTCCGTCGGCCGGACCATCGCCGAGATGATCATGGTGTATCCCCCGGGAATCCCCATCCTCTTGCCGGGTGAGGTGGTGTCCCGGGATAATTTGGATTATATTGAAGAAAACCTGCGTGCCGGACTGCCGGTGCAAGGGCCGGACGACCCGGAGATTCGCACCATCAAGGTGGTGCGGGCGTAG
- a CDS encoding peroxiredoxin has translation MPLEVGQAAPDFAVPSNTGDVVTKADLAGKIAVLFFYPKDSTPGUTNEARDFRDHMAEFAEAGAVVYGVSRDSVESHRKFAAKNDLNMPLLADVDGAMCAAFGVLKEKSMFGKTSIGIERTTFVLAPDGTVAYVFPKVKVEGHARAVLEVVRALASGASGGEAGSGGNGYGALGPERGV, from the coding sequence ATGCCGCTTGAGGTGGGACAGGCCGCGCCGGATTTCGCTGTACCGTCGAACACAGGAGACGTCGTGACCAAAGCGGACCTCGCGGGCAAGATCGCTGTGCTGTTCTTCTATCCAAAGGATAGCACCCCAGGGTGAACGAACGAGGCGAGGGACTTCCGCGATCACATGGCGGAGTTCGCGGAAGCCGGCGCCGTCGTGTACGGCGTGTCACGGGATTCGGTCGAGTCACACAGGAAGTTCGCCGCAAAGAATGACTTGAACATGCCGCTGTTGGCAGATGTCGACGGGGCGATGTGTGCGGCGTTTGGTGTTTTGAAGGAGAAATCCATGTTCGGGAAGACCAGCATCGGGATTGAGCGGACGACATTTGTGCTGGCACCCGACGGAACGGTGGCGTACGTCTTTCCAAAGGTGAAGGTCGAAGGCCACGCCAGGGCGGTGCTCGAAGTCGTACGTGCACTGGCGAGTGGTGCGTCTGGCGGTGAGGCGGGCAGCGGGGGCAACGGATATGGAGCGCTCGGTCCTGAACGAGGCGTTTAG
- a CDS encoding HesB/IscA family protein, whose translation MVTLTDSAAAKLREMIEGRGEDERALRLYVKPGGCSGFSYGMALDAPKDSDHQYEIKGVLVVVDPDTLALIDGSEVDYVDDITGQGFRILNPNASTTCGCGSSFRTPTHAGQPGSCE comes from the coding sequence ATGGTGACGCTGACCGACAGCGCCGCCGCCAAACTGCGCGAGATGATAGAAGGGCGCGGCGAGGATGAGCGGGCGCTTCGCCTCTATGTAAAGCCGGGTGGCTGTTCTGGATTCAGCTACGGTATGGCGCTGGACGCGCCGAAGGATTCAGACCATCAGTACGAGATCAAGGGTGTGTTGGTGGTGGTGGACCCGGACACGCTGGCATTGATCGACGGATCTGAGGTGGATTACGTGGACGACATCACCGGGCAGGGATTTCGCATCCTCAACCCCAATGCGTCCACCACATGCGGCTGCGGGTCGAGCTTCCGCACGCCGACGCATGCCGGGCAGCCGGGTTCGTGTGAGTAA
- a CDS encoding HD domain-containing protein — translation MWTHKVLKDPVHDEVLVEDPWIWRLINTAAVQRLRRIHQLGTSYLTFHGAEHSRFTHSLGAYETMRRVLRHLEQECGWPKDERDKKLALAAALLHDVGHGPFSHTFESVYDVHHEQWTRRILLEDEEIRGLLDEVDSNFAGDLVALLQKQSDSVIQQLITSQLDVDRMDYLLRDALHTGVSYGRFELARLVRSLTLADGQVVLKANAIHTVEQYILARYFMYTQVYLHPVTIGSDVLVGQILRRAGELWKQGAGLEMPEPLAALFGESQGVSVADYLEMDESTLLYAFRRWTKGPDPVLSDLSRRFLNRKLFAAVERVEPDSGEWAALRTAARALGFHPDYYVCGRSSAIAAYVYRGEGIPILKSDGTVSELSRESRIVRSLIPDSEYRLFLPKEMLEGDGPVVERVRSLVYGRAR, via the coding sequence GTGTGGACGCACAAGGTGCTCAAAGACCCGGTGCACGACGAGGTATTGGTGGAGGATCCCTGGATCTGGCGCTTGATCAACACCGCGGCGGTCCAGCGGCTGCGCCGGATTCACCAACTGGGCACGTCCTATCTGACGTTTCACGGCGCGGAACACAGCCGGTTCACCCACTCCCTCGGGGCGTATGAGACGATGCGGCGGGTGTTGCGCCACCTGGAGCAGGAGTGCGGTTGGCCCAAGGATGAGCGGGATAAAAAGTTGGCGTTGGCGGCGGCGTTGTTGCACGACGTGGGGCACGGGCCGTTCTCGCACACGTTTGAGAGCGTGTACGATGTGCATCACGAGCAGTGGACGCGCCGGATTCTGCTTGAGGACGAAGAGATTCGAGGCCTGCTCGACGAGGTCGATTCGAACTTTGCAGGCGATCTCGTGGCGCTGTTGCAGAAGCAGTCGGATTCCGTGATTCAGCAGCTGATCACCAGCCAGCTGGACGTGGATCGAATGGACTACCTGCTCCGGGACGCACTGCACACCGGGGTGTCGTACGGCCGATTCGAGTTGGCACGGTTGGTCCGTTCCCTCACCCTGGCCGACGGGCAGGTGGTGCTCAAGGCGAACGCGATCCATACCGTCGAACAGTACATCCTCGCCCGCTATTTCATGTACACGCAGGTCTATCTGCACCCGGTGACCATCGGCAGTGATGTGTTGGTTGGCCAGATCCTGCGCCGGGCGGGGGAGCTGTGGAAACAGGGCGCCGGTTTGGAGATGCCCGAGCCGCTCGCCGCGCTGTTTGGAGAGAGCCAGGGCGTGTCTGTGGCCGATTACTTGGAGATGGACGAGTCGACGCTCCTGTACGCATTTCGGCGCTGGACGAAAGGACCAGACCCGGTACTCTCGGATCTGTCGCGGCGGTTTTTGAACCGCAAACTGTTTGCGGCTGTCGAAAGGGTGGAGCCGGACAGCGGGGAGTGGGCCGCGTTGCGGACGGCCGCCCGGGCACTTGGATTCCATCCGGACTACTACGTTTGCGGCCGTTCCTCCGCCATCGCCGCGTATGTGTATCGCGGCGAGGGGATCCCCATCCTGAAATCGGACGGGACGGTCAGCGAGCTCAGCCGGGAATCCCGAATCGTACGATCGCTCATCCCCGACTCGGAATACCGGCTGTTCTTGCCAAAGGAGATGTTGGAAGGCGATGGACCGGTGGTGGAACGGGTTCGATCCCTGGTTTACGGGCGCGCCAGGTGA
- a CDS encoding DedA family protein, with translation MAEHLSLWVSQYGIVAIFVLMTLESACIPIPSEAVVPYAGYLAYNHQLSFAAAVISATVANVVGGLIAYWIGWRGGRPLILRYGRYILLSPRHLASAERWFGRYGEWTVFFGRLLPGLRTFISLPAGIGKMSLPRFVVYSALGSLPWNFALAWGGFQLGKHWEAVGTYLKPLTVFGVAVLVLAVLWFWFGQRHARRAG, from the coding sequence TTGGCGGAACACTTGAGCCTTTGGGTGTCTCAGTACGGTATTGTGGCCATCTTTGTCTTGATGACACTGGAAAGCGCATGTATCCCCATTCCAAGCGAGGCCGTGGTGCCGTACGCAGGGTATCTGGCCTACAACCACCAGTTGTCCTTTGCGGCAGCCGTCATCTCGGCCACCGTTGCCAACGTGGTCGGAGGCTTGATCGCGTATTGGATCGGCTGGCGCGGCGGCCGTCCCTTGATCCTCAGGTACGGACGCTACATTCTGCTCAGCCCGCGCCACCTGGCCAGCGCGGAACGGTGGTTTGGCCGGTACGGGGAGTGGACGGTGTTCTTCGGCCGCCTGCTGCCCGGCCTCAGGACGTTCATCTCCCTGCCCGCTGGCATCGGCAAGATGAGCCTGCCTCGCTTTGTCGTCTACTCCGCCCTCGGTTCCCTCCCTTGGAACTTCGCCCTCGCCTGGGGTGGATTCCAACTTGGTAAGCATTGGGAAGCCGTCGGGACATACCTAAAGCCCCTTACAGTGTTCGGAGTCGCGGTATTGGTTCTGGCCGTCTTGTGGTTCTGGTTCGGGCAAAGGCATGCCCGGCGCGCCGGCTGA
- a CDS encoding glycosyltransferase family 2 protein, translating to MSLFSAFLNTLYAAMQLFTGAIGVYQIVLSLFGVWYRRKPLRHPPQKRFAVIIPAHNEEQVIGPLVDSLMAQEYPRELYDVHVIADNCTDHTREVALKHGAAVHVRNSEDKRGKGYAIEWMLDRLWKSGVQYDAIVMFDADNLVAPDFLRIMNDRLCDGHKVIQGYLGVKNPFDTWVSVSMAISYWYSNRMWQNARQNLGLSCSLGGTGLCIDMALLREMGWGATGLTEDLEFGVRCVERGIYPIWAHDAKVYDEKPTTLMASMRQRLRWMQGHFHCAGRHMIPLIKAGLVERNLAKLDAGIYLFQPMRFLILFLTSLMMLLQISTPQTTWMSHITSLLPTSFWVIVNVLLYLQMPLALLLERVNWRAYVGLIILPFFLWTWGPVVLQAYFTKSNRKWAHTVHKRAIRLDQLRSR from the coding sequence ATGTCCCTGTTCAGTGCCTTTTTGAATACGCTGTACGCCGCCATGCAGTTATTTACCGGTGCCATCGGCGTGTATCAGATCGTGTTGTCCCTGTTCGGGGTGTGGTACCGGCGAAAGCCATTGCGCCATCCGCCGCAAAAGCGATTCGCCGTCATCATCCCGGCGCACAATGAAGAGCAGGTCATCGGGCCGTTGGTCGACAGCCTGATGGCGCAGGAATACCCGCGCGAACTGTACGACGTCCACGTGATCGCCGACAATTGCACCGATCATACCCGAGAGGTCGCACTCAAGCACGGCGCAGCGGTCCACGTCCGCAACAGCGAAGATAAGCGCGGCAAAGGATATGCCATCGAATGGATGTTGGACCGGTTGTGGAAATCCGGCGTTCAGTACGATGCCATCGTCATGTTCGATGCGGACAATCTGGTCGCGCCAGACTTTTTACGGATCATGAACGACCGGTTGTGCGACGGCCACAAGGTCATCCAGGGGTATCTGGGGGTCAAGAACCCGTTCGACACGTGGGTCAGCGTCTCGATGGCGATCTCGTATTGGTACAGTAACCGGATGTGGCAGAATGCCCGACAGAACCTGGGGTTGTCCTGTTCCCTCGGGGGTACCGGGCTATGTATCGACATGGCGCTGCTGCGCGAGATGGGCTGGGGGGCCACGGGCCTCACGGAGGACCTGGAGTTCGGGGTGCGCTGCGTCGAACGCGGCATTTATCCAATCTGGGCGCACGACGCCAAGGTGTACGACGAAAAGCCGACGACCTTGATGGCGTCCATGCGCCAGCGGCTGCGCTGGATGCAGGGGCACTTCCACTGTGCTGGGCGGCACATGATCCCGCTCATTAAGGCCGGATTGGTCGAACGGAACCTGGCCAAGCTGGACGCGGGCATCTACCTGTTCCAGCCGATGCGCTTTCTGATCCTGTTTTTGACGTCGTTGATGATGCTCTTGCAGATCTCGACGCCGCAGACCACGTGGATGTCTCACATCACGTCGCTGCTGCCGACCAGCTTCTGGGTGATCGTCAACGTGCTGCTGTATCTGCAGATGCCGTTGGCGTTGTTGCTGGAACGGGTGAACTGGCGCGCTTACGTGGGGCTCATCATCCTGCCCTTCTTCCTGTGGACGTGGGGCCCTGTGGTGTTGCAGGCGTATTTCACCAAGTCCAACCGGAAATGGGCGCACACCGTGCACAAGCGCGCCATACGCCTGGATCAACTGCGCAGCCGTTGA
- a CDS encoding YunC family protein, which translates to MVKVQPVWIGDHAAVAIEVDLPKTNLLVITTDHGYVMCGALDIQLLRERLADRGIVAARAVGVRTLDELVNGTVESCTQAAESLGIRPGMSVRDALLRMMETP; encoded by the coding sequence ATGGTGAAGGTGCAACCGGTCTGGATTGGCGATCACGCCGCCGTGGCGATTGAGGTGGATCTGCCCAAGACCAATCTGCTCGTGATCACCACCGACCACGGGTACGTCATGTGCGGTGCGCTCGACATTCAGCTGCTGCGCGAACGCCTCGCCGACCGAGGTATCGTGGCCGCACGGGCCGTAGGCGTGCGAACCCTTGATGAACTGGTGAACGGGACCGTGGAATCCTGCACACAGGCCGCAGAAAGTCTGGGTATTCGGCCCGGAATGTCTGTTCGCGATGCGCTGCTCCGGATGATGGAGACGCCGTGA
- a CDS encoding divergent PAP2 family protein, producing MQTDLVQFLLGLWKNAPLMAAVTAICVGQLAKIPLHYLLYREWDLHKVIDAGGMPSSHAAGAAALTVALAYVVGPESPVFATAVVFAVIVMYDAGGIRRHAGEHAVLLNRLAMELAESGIAVQAASTVREGERLKEILGHEPREVVVGAILGAVVGAVFGKWW from the coding sequence ATGCAGACGGACCTGGTGCAGTTCTTGCTTGGCTTGTGGAAAAATGCTCCTTTGATGGCAGCCGTGACCGCCATCTGCGTTGGCCAACTGGCCAAAATTCCGCTGCATTACTTGTTGTACCGGGAGTGGGACCTGCACAAGGTGATCGACGCGGGGGGCATGCCGAGCTCCCATGCAGCCGGAGCAGCGGCTTTGACGGTGGCCCTGGCGTATGTCGTGGGTCCGGAATCACCGGTGTTTGCGACGGCCGTCGTGTTCGCCGTGATCGTCATGTATGACGCCGGCGGTATCCGCCGCCATGCCGGTGAGCACGCGGTTTTATTGAATCGATTGGCCATGGAATTGGCTGAGTCGGGCATCGCCGTCCAGGCGGCGAGCACCGTGCGCGAAGGAGAGCGCCTGAAGGAGATCCTCGGACATGAGCCCCGCGAGGTGGTCGTCGGCGCCATCCTCGGCGCCGTGGTCGGGGCGGTGTTCGGGAAGTGGTGGTGA
- a CDS encoding NUDIX domain-containing protein — MHLQARALNMDPARRHRPQAVLVFPVLSGRLLWVRHPVRGWEVPGGKLEPGEDPEAAARREVWEEAGATLRDLSWIAEYWVPDTASYKWVYVGIVDDWHARPPESEIVDVQCRRGLPAPEQLQSAAGVSFVLKDAVYAKVYPILQRVLQSHDG, encoded by the coding sequence ATGCATCTGCAGGCGAGAGCCCTCAACATGGACCCTGCGCGGCGGCATCGACCGCAGGCGGTCCTCGTCTTTCCGGTGTTGTCTGGCCGCTTGCTGTGGGTTCGCCATCCGGTCCGCGGGTGGGAGGTCCCCGGCGGCAAGCTGGAGCCCGGGGAGGATCCCGAGGCAGCCGCACGCCGCGAAGTATGGGAAGAAGCGGGGGCCACGCTGCGTGACCTGTCGTGGATCGCAGAGTACTGGGTCCCCGATACAGCGTCGTACAAGTGGGTCTACGTCGGCATCGTCGACGACTGGCACGCTCGGCCTCCGGAAAGTGAGATCGTGGACGTCCAGTGCAGGCGGGGGCTCCCGGCGCCGGAGCAGCTTCAATCGGCGGCCGGTGTCAGCTTTGTCCTGAAAGATGCAGTCTACGCAAAGGTCTATCCCATCCTCCAGCGTGTTCTGCAATCGCATGACGGCTGA
- a CDS encoding 2-oxoacid:ferredoxin oxidoreductase subunit beta — translation MATVKDFRNDVRPNWCPGCGDFAVQASIQRALAAMGKEPHEVAIVSGIGCSGRISGYINTYGFHGVHGRALPAAQGLKLANRNLTVIAAGGDGDGFGIGLNHFMHAVRRNMDITYIVMDNQIYGLTKGQHSPTSAKGFTAKTTPEGNIENALVPSQIALAAGIGFLAQGFSSDVNQLVSLIQQAIEYKGFALINVFSPCVTYNKVNTYDFFREHITNLDQVEGYDPTDRAMAMKTVIETNGLCTGLIYKDESRVAYEDQIPGYRETPILEADLRLDPAVFDSFVKEFA, via the coding sequence ATGGCGACGGTAAAAGATTTCCGCAACGACGTCCGGCCAAACTGGTGCCCCGGATGCGGCGACTTCGCGGTGCAGGCGTCCATTCAGCGAGCGTTGGCCGCCATGGGCAAGGAGCCGCATGAGGTGGCCATCGTCTCCGGCATCGGGTGCTCGGGCCGCATCTCTGGGTATATCAACACCTACGGATTCCACGGAGTCCACGGTCGCGCCCTGCCGGCCGCCCAGGGTCTCAAGCTCGCCAACCGCAACCTCACCGTCATCGCGGCGGGCGGCGACGGCGACGGATTCGGCATCGGCCTCAACCACTTCATGCACGCGGTGCGCCGGAACATGGACATCACGTACATCGTCATGGACAACCAGATCTACGGTCTGACCAAGGGCCAGCACTCCCCGACCAGCGCCAAAGGTTTCACAGCCAAGACGACGCCGGAGGGCAACATTGAGAACGCCCTCGTGCCGTCCCAGATCGCGTTGGCCGCGGGCATCGGCTTTTTGGCGCAGGGTTTCTCCAGCGACGTCAACCAGCTGGTGTCCTTGATCCAGCAAGCCATCGAGTACAAAGGTTTCGCGCTCATCAACGTGTTCAGCCCGTGCGTGACGTACAACAAGGTCAACACATACGACTTCTTCCGCGAACACATCACCAACCTGGACCAGGTGGAAGGGTACGATCCGACCGATCGCGCGATGGCGATGAAGACTGTTATCGAGACCAACGGCCTGTGCACAGGGTTGATCTACAAGGACGAGTCACGAGTGGCATACGAGGATCAGATTCCGGGCTATCGCGAGACACCGATCCTGGAGGCCGACTTGCGCCTCGATCCCGCGGTGTTCGACAGCTTCGTGAAAGAGTTCGCGTGA
- a CDS encoding 2-oxoacid:acceptor oxidoreductase subunit alpha yields MLEQLSWKVGGQQGEGVESTGETFAVALNRQGYYVYSFRHFSSRIKGGHSNDKVRVSLKQYRAITDHTDVLLAFDQESIDLNVGEVREGGIVIADEKFNPKAPDHVRLFVVPLTKIAEECGSAIMKNMVSLGASACVLGLPINIFAEVVEERFRRKGQKIVDQNMLAIQRGFEYVKELGGALPEFALKPADGTRRLFMMGNDAIALGAVAAGARVMPAYPITPASDVMESLIRKFPKVGGVVVQTEDEIAAMNMAIGAAYGGARALTATSGPGLSLMMEAIGLAGMTETPVVIVDTQRGGPSTGLPTKQEQSDLLAALFGTHGEIPKIVLNPATTEECFYVMGDAFNLAEKYQCPVIVMTDLQLSLSKQTTEPLDLSKVEIDRGYLASEADLLPTPQTEEFKRYKVTDTGISPRVFPGTKGGIHKVTGVEHLESGRPNETSRNRKIQMEKRMRKLRGVEIPNSVVRTGDADADVVIIGIGSNLGAIAEAAERLRSEGLKVGHAHVHAILPFPKNQLEAAIGSAKKVLVVENNATGQLRHLMSFFGVQHESVDSLLKYDGGPFLPSEIYQHVKGMF; encoded by the coding sequence ATGCTGGAGCAACTTTCGTGGAAAGTTGGCGGACAACAAGGGGAGGGCGTCGAAAGCACCGGCGAAACATTCGCGGTCGCGCTCAACCGCCAAGGCTATTACGTCTATTCCTTTCGGCACTTCTCCTCCCGCATCAAGGGCGGACATTCCAACGACAAGGTGCGGGTCAGCCTGAAACAGTACCGGGCCATCACCGATCACACGGATGTGCTGTTGGCCTTTGATCAGGAGTCCATCGACCTCAACGTCGGAGAGGTGCGCGAAGGCGGCATCGTGATCGCCGATGAGAAGTTCAACCCGAAGGCGCCGGATCACGTTCGCCTTTTTGTTGTGCCGTTAACCAAGATTGCCGAAGAGTGCGGCTCGGCCATCATGAAAAACATGGTGTCCCTCGGCGCTTCGGCGTGCGTGCTGGGCCTGCCCATCAACATTTTCGCGGAAGTGGTGGAGGAACGGTTCCGGCGCAAGGGCCAGAAGATTGTGGACCAGAATATGCTCGCGATCCAGCGCGGCTTCGAGTACGTCAAGGAACTCGGAGGGGCGCTGCCAGAGTTTGCGCTCAAACCGGCGGATGGCACGCGCCGCCTGTTCATGATGGGCAACGACGCCATCGCTCTGGGCGCCGTGGCTGCGGGCGCCCGCGTGATGCCGGCCTACCCCATCACCCCGGCGTCCGACGTCATGGAATCGCTGATCCGCAAGTTCCCGAAAGTGGGCGGCGTGGTCGTACAGACGGAAGACGAAATCGCCGCCATGAACATGGCCATCGGTGCTGCCTACGGCGGTGCCCGGGCCCTGACGGCCACGTCCGGCCCGGGATTGTCGCTGATGATGGAGGCCATCGGCCTCGCCGGGATGACGGAGACACCGGTGGTCATCGTCGACACCCAGCGCGGCGGCCCGTCCACCGGCCTGCCGACGAAGCAGGAACAATCCGACCTGTTGGCCGCCTTGTTCGGCACGCACGGCGAGATCCCGAAGATTGTGCTGAATCCGGCGACGACAGAGGAATGCTTCTACGTGATGGGTGACGCGTTCAACTTGGCGGAGAAGTACCAGTGCCCGGTCATTGTGATGACGGATCTGCAGCTGTCGTTGAGCAAGCAAACGACAGAGCCACTCGACCTCAGCAAAGTGGAGATTGACCGCGGGTACTTGGCGAGTGAAGCGGATCTCCTTCCGACGCCTCAGACGGAGGAGTTCAAGCGCTACAAGGTGACCGATACCGGCATCTCGCCGCGCGTGTTTCCGGGCACCAAAGGCGGCATCCACAAGGTCACGGGGGTCGAGCACCTGGAGAGCGGCCGCCCCAACGAAACGTCGCGCAACCGTAAAATCCAGATGGAGAAGCGCATGCGCAAGCTGCGCGGCGTCGAGATCCCGAACAGTGTGGTGCGCACCGGCGACGCGGATGCCGATGTGGTGATCATCGGGATCGGATCGAACCTGGGTGCCATCGCGGAGGCCGCCGAGCGGCTGCGGTCCGAAGGTCTGAAGGTCGGACACGCGCATGTGCACGCCATCCTGCCTTTCCCGAAGAATCAACTGGAGGCGGCCATCGGCTCGGCGAAGAAAGTGCTGGTCGTGGAGAACAACGCGACCGGTCAACTCCGCCACCTGATGTCGTTCTTCGGCGTCCAACATGAATCCGTCGACAGCCTGCTGAAGTACGACGGCGGGCCGTTCCTGCCGAGTGAAATCTATCAACACGTCAAGGGGATGTTCTGA
- a CDS encoding DUF86 domain-containing protein, whose amino-acid sequence MFITDSLRTQVDRFLRAIEERSRWLAGLTPSSGADDPGRVWAAERALHVAVECVTDAANLIIDALVMRDPGGYVDIVRVLMEEGVVSRDWFQRFEPMLRLRERLVHGYLDLPPDEIMEAAVQFGPLFNEYVASVRQYLGIKDLTPPQG is encoded by the coding sequence TTGTTCATCACAGATTCTTTGCGGACGCAGGTGGATCGGTTTCTGCGGGCCATCGAGGAGCGATCCCGTTGGTTGGCAGGCCTGACTCCGTCCTCCGGGGCGGATGACCCCGGCCGCGTGTGGGCGGCGGAGCGGGCGCTTCACGTGGCCGTGGAGTGCGTGACGGACGCGGCCAACCTGATCATCGACGCCCTCGTCATGCGCGATCCGGGCGGGTACGTCGACATCGTGCGCGTGCTGATGGAGGAGGGGGTGGTCTCCCGGGATTGGTTCCAACGATTTGAACCGATGCTCCGTCTGCGGGAGCGGTTGGTCCACGGGTATCTGGACCTGCCACCGGACGAGATCATGGAGGCGGCCGTGCAATTCGGTCCGTTGTTCAATGAGTACGTCGCTTCCGTGCGGCAGTATCTCGGCATCAAGGACTTGACGCCTCCACAGGGCTGA